The Cyanobacteriota bacterium region ATCGCGCAACACCCGCTGAGTGGCGTTAGCTGTACCCTGAGCAGGGGTATGGTTGGCCAACAGGTAGGGCCGCTGCTCGTAGGATACAAAGCCGATATCACGTCCTAGAATTTGCCGCAACTGAGATGCTATCTCTGGTCGGTTGTTATAGTCCACTAGAACAGCAAAGCCTGACCCCAAGAGCTTAGGGTTGTAGGGCAATGGTGCAGGTGCAGGCTGAGTAGGTCTGGCCTGCGTTGGCTGAGGTTGACGATCAATAGGAGTAACAACAGGTGATGGCTGTGTTGAAGGCACCGTGGGTGAGGGCACAATAGGTGACGTTGCCACAGTGGAAGCAGGTTGAACAACAAAAGCAGGCAAGCCAGACACATCGGTGACATAGGCTGCCCAAGCATTGGCAATATCAAGATTCGTAAAGCCTTCTACACGAGTTATGATCGTGTCTAGGTATTGACAAACCGAAGAACTAGCATTCGCAGGTAAGGCACGCTTCACTTGGGCCTGGGCTTCTGGTGTTTGGCTAACAACCAACAATAAATACTCTCCAGGGTTGGGAGGTTGACACATACTCAGTTGAGACTGACTAGGGACGGTAAGCGCAGCCCAAACTGTAGTCGTGGTTACCAACATTGACCAAGGGCGAAACCAGTTCATTCTCTCGTTGCGTGTAGGTACTCTATTGGAGTTTACTGCAATCCTTAGAGAGTCTGTCAATTATAAACCTGTATTGCCATGCGATCATGGCATGGACGCTGAATCGTTGACAGACTACTGTGGTATTTTGAATTTTTTGCCGTGCTTGTTACAGTTCTGATACAAACAATTTCAACTGTAGCGCTTGCAATGATCATGCCTGAGTCTAGCACTCTTAAGTCAGAGTAAAAGAAACGCAATGCATAAAAACTTTGTGTTATCTCCACGGTTGATCGTGATGCCAACGCTGCTCTTCGCTGTGCCCGTAGTAGCAGTTCCAAACCATATCGACTGCTAATCATAGCCGACAGTTCGGCGGATTCTCTGAAACTATTGACATATAGCTTACTGTGAATGCAGTGGACTCCTACAGGGGTTGTCTGCAACTTGGGGCAATTCCCAAGCATTTCCCAATGGGAGCTATGGACTCCATTGATCGTCGGAGGCTAAGTGGATAGTCACACATCATCCTAAAGTTGAAGGCTGTGGTTAGATGTGCCCACGTTTTCGTGGCAATCTCTAGCAGCAAGCTGAGTTAATGATTAAGTTGGTCATGTATTAGTTAACCTCAATCGGGTTTGTACTAGCTAGCTAATGTAGAGCAAGACGTGATTGTTGTAGCCGAGCGATGGCTAGAAGCTAGTGCCAAAACTTTTCAGTGTTCTCCTGATACCTCGTTGTTGCCATGTAAGGGTGTAGTCCTCTATAAATCAATGTTTCAATCGTACCTACTATGCAACGTCCTCAAAATCGTCGTCAATCGGAACCATCTGACTATGTAGTGTCCGAGTCTTCATTCCGGGTCAAGAAATGGTTGAATTCCAGCACAATCGGTTATGCGCTGATTGTTTACTGGGGACTATTAGCAGCAATTACAACGGGTCAGCAGTTTTTCTACGTACAGCAGTGGGAACGTCAGGCCCAAGCTTGGTTCACACGCCAACGTGGACGGGTTGATCCTCCGCCGGAGATTGTAATCTTAGCCATCGACGAAGATTCCCTCAATCAGGGTGAAATCTACGCTGCCCATCCGGAAAAATATCCCCATTTGGCTCCGTTGGAAAAGTGGCCTTGGCGACGATCAGGCTATGCAGTAGTTATCGATAGACTGATGGCTGCTGGAGCAAGAGCTATCGCCTTTGACGTATTGTTTACGACTCCTAGCGTGTATGGGGAGGCAGATGATCGTGCCTTTCGTCAAGCTCTAGAGCGCCATGCTGGGCGTGTGACCCTAGCCGTCAAATATGATTTAGTCAGTACTGCCGAGTTTTCTGCTCGCAAGTTAGATTCAGTCACACCTAGATTAGTGACTCAGCCCCAATCTGTTGGATTTATTAACGTGCCGCTAGAGGCTGATAACCTTGTACACCAGCGCTCTACGGTTTACTACGATCGTGAAATTGCCGGAGAAGACCTGCCAGTGGTGCCGTCATTTCAAGAGGCAACCTTGACTGCAGCAGGCATCAAGTATCCCCCTGCACAGGGGGAGGGCATTTTCTTCTACGGCCCGCCAGGTACCTTCACCAGTATCCCTTTTTGGCATGTATTGGATCCAGAACCCTGGAAAAATCTCTACCAACAGGGAGCCTTCTTCAAAAATAAGATTGTCCTAATTGGCCCAACAGCGCTGGAGTTTCAAGATTTTCAACCTACTCCCTTCTCAGCCCGCACCTCAGGAGTTGAAATTCATGCTAATGCGATTGCAACCCTGATGGAGGGACGTAGCCTACGAGAAGCTATTCCCCACCCCATAGGTCAGGGAATTGTTGTCGCGCTCATTGTCGCTGGAGCTGCTGCTATCCTCATTGTGTTGCCCAACCGCCCTCTAGTGCCGCTGCTGTGGGGCATTGGTAGTTCTGGCATCTGGACGATGATTAGCTATGCCAGTTTTGCTATCAGCAACACGATATTGCCTACTGCCATACCAGTGATGGCGCTTATGTTAGGTAGTATCTCCCTGTTTATCGCAAAGGCTACAGGTGCTTACTTGGAAAAGAATCGCTTGAGACAGACGTTAGAACGATATGTGTCACCCGCGATCGCCAGGGAAATTCTTAGCCAGCCGGATGACTATCAAGCTCAGTTGCGGGGACGCAAAATTAGCGCAGCGGTGATGTTCTGTGATATCCGTGGATTCACAACGTTGTCCTACGAGTTGCCCCCAGAAACCCTAGTCGCCCAACTGAATATGTACCTTAGTGCCATGGTAGACGTGATCATTGCAGAGCGAGGAACGATCGACAAATACATTGGAGATGCCATCATGGCAGAATTTGGTGCTCCTGTCTCTCAAGGCGCTGTTGCTGACATTATGTGCGCTATTCGGGCAGGCTTAGGGATGCGGCGGGCACTGGCAAAGTTACGGGACTATTGGCGCGAGACTGGCCAAATTCCCCTCTACAATGGCATCGGCCTGAACTATGGTGAGGTAGTGTCAGGCAATATTGGCTCCATTAAGCGGGTTGAATATACGGTGATTGGGGATACCGTCAATACCGCTAGTCGTGTGGAAGGGTTAACGAAGGAGTTAGGTACAGACTTTTTAATTACCGATGAAGTCTACGATCGGGTAAAAGACCAGATTCAAGTAGAGTACATGGGACAACAGATGATTCGAGGGCGCGGCACTGTGAAGCTCTATAGTGTTATAGGGCTAAAAGGTGAGAGCACAGCCCTGTATCATCAAGTTCGGGCTGAACTAGAGCAGGCTAAGGAGGATTTGAAGCAACGTCTTGCTAGAGTAACTAGCCAAACGCCAGTTAGTAAATCATCCCCAGCCACTTAGATGCTCTGCATGGTATACAGCACAGATATTAGGTGGCTTTTATTAGGTGGCTTTTACGAGCAGTTTCAGTCTGACTGGGGGGCTGGCTTAAGTCATCAATTTGAACGATCGCCAGCTACCCTACCAAGTTACAGTTGACCACAATCAGCAATCACAACGGGTTGCCGAGTCACACCACTATCACTACCAACTGCTTCCATCGCCTGCACTACCTCCAGGCCCTCCACTACACTGCCAAAAACAACGTGCTTGCCATCCAGCCAAGGTGTTTCAGTGGTGGTAATAAAAAACTGAGAACCATTGGTACCAGGGCCAGCATTGGCCATACTCAATAGCCCAGGCCCAGTGTGTTTCAGAATGAAGTTTTCGTCGGCAAATCTGGTGCCATAGATAGACTCACCCCCAGTGCCATTACCACGGGTGAAATCTCCGCCTTGGCACATAAAGTCAGGAATGATACGGTGAAAGGTAGACCCCTTGTAGTGTAATGGTTTGCCAGAAGCACCCTGCCCTTTTTCTCCAGTGCAGAGAGCGCGAAAGTTTTCAGCAGTTTTGGGGACGATATCAGCCCTCAGTTCCATAACAATGCGACCCGCAGGTTTGCCGCCGATCGTGATGTCGAAAAAAACTCGTGGATTGGATGAAGTTGTCATAGTGTTGTTAACTCAAGTCGATAGTTCAGCGTAGTAGTGGATTGGTGATAGGCTCTGAAAAAAGTTCAGGAACCATCAGCGCCTGGTGATCGCAAATGGATGCAACTGCAGCCAGCTCAGCTAGAGTATAGCAATTTCACAAGTGCCAGCTATAGGCGCTGTTTGCACAAATTGCACTCATCACGCTAATTGTAGTAGTTGCCCTAGTTGTATCAGTTGCACTAGTTGCAGTGAACTAGGTGTGTCGCACTAGAGAGGTATGGACTAGCGCTAGCCAAATGAGTCTAAATCTAGGGATTTGAAGCCACCCTTCTCGACTTGCATCAAAACTCGCCCTAGTTGGTACCAGACAAGACCAGCAGTGGACAAGGTTAGGACTAGGGAGATGATGTAGGTAAAGGGTGGAAAAAAGCCAAACACTTCTAGCCCTGACGCTAGAAAGACCAGGATGCCACCAAAAATGCCCAGGAAAGGGGTAAATAGGGAACTACCCCGTAGCTCAGCTAGAGAGCGCGTTGATCGTTGCTCTGACCATTCACGAGTGCGACACAGCAAGGTTTTATAAAATGCCGCACCAGAGACAATCGCAGCCAAAAAACCGGCAACTAGCAAAACATAAGGAGGTTCCGGTAAGACAAGATAGTAGTAAGAATCCATGGATTTAATTTATGGGCCTCAGCCGTCAGTGAGATTGTTAACACTTGTTAAGCGTAATACGTTTTGCTAGTTAATGATCGCTACATACGCTGCTTCTGCCACATAGCTCCAGGCATCTACCTATCGAACACCTGTCAGGGCTTCTAGAGCTACATTAAACAATCGTGCAGGCTGAATGTCATCTTTAACTAGGTTCCATAGGTTCTGCACCTCCTGGGTGTGGAGGCGATCGTCTTCTACCAGAGCTAGTAGTAATTGACGGCGGAACTGCCGCGCTTCCTCAGAGAGCAAATATCGTAACCCCAGTTGAGCCGTAGGCAAAATATCGAAACTGTCATCTGTCCGTGCAATCCGAATCAGGTTTTCTAGACGATGCCACTGGAACTTACCATCGCGGAACAGCACCTCTAGCAATCGACGGCGCAACTGTGGAGACTCACCTGTGAGCAAGCGACGCGCTACGTAAGGATAGGACACATCCACAATCCGAAACTCAGGATTCAACGTGATCGCCAAGCCCTCTTGGGTGACCAAGGAGCGAATAATCAGCGCAAATTTAGCGGGTACCCGGAAGGGATAGTCGTACATCAACTCAGAAAATTGATCAGTGATGGTCTTAAAGTTAAAGTCACGGACGCTGCCCCGCATGACATTGCCAAGTACAGCTTCTAAGGCAGGCACGATCGGTCGAATATCAGTATCAGGTGCGAGAAAACCTAGCTGCACAAAATCCTTGGCTAGGACTGGATAATCCTGGTTAACTAGGTGTACAACAGCATCCACAATCGTTTCCTTGGTGGATTCGTCTAACTGATCCATCATGCCGAAGTCGATGTAGGCCATGCGCCCGTCAGGGGTAGCAAACAGATTGCCAGGATGCGGATCCGCATGGAAGAAGCCAAACTCCAACAGTTGCCGCAGGCCAGAAATGACACCAATTTGAATCAACTGATCTACGTTCAATCCAGCCGCTTTGATGCGATCGACATCAGTGAGCTTAAATCCATGGATCCACTCTAGGGTCAGCACATGGGTACTGGTGTAGCGCCAATAAATTACAGGCACCTTCACATAGGGATTGTCCTGAAAGTTGCGGGCAAACAATTCTGCATTGCGTCCCTCGTTTACATAGTCGATCTCCTCGAACAGTTTCGTGCCGAACTCATCCACAATTAGGGTGAGGTCATGACCGAGATTTAGGGGCAAAAATGGCCCAATCCAGCCTGCAACCCAACGCAGCAAGTACAGATCCAAGGTGATAGTTGGCAAGAGATTAGGACGCTGTACCTTGACTGCTACCTCTTCCCCAGTTCGCAACCGCCCTCGGTAGACTTGTCCCAAACTTGCAGCCGCCACTGGCTCAGCCGACAGTTCGCTAAAAGCATCATCAACTGAACAGTCTAGCTCTTGTTCGATAATGGCAAAGGCTTGCTCATTAGGAAATGGTGGCAGTTGATCCTGAAGCTTCACCAATTCTTCTAGATAGTCTTTGCGAATTAAGTCTGGGCGTGTTGACAGGGCCTGACCAACCTTGATAAAGGTAGGCCCCAGATGGGTCAAGGTCTCGCGCAATCGGGTTGCGAGTTTCTCTTGAGAGACTGTGCCTGATGAATCACGTTGCTGATAACTGTTTTCAATTGCGAGGGTGAGCAAAAATCCAACCACCCACCAAGTAATCACGATCGCCCGCCAAATTACCCGCCAAGGGCGGTATCGATAATAGTGTGCAATTTTTTCAGCATCGTAACGCTGCATCTGAGCGAGTGCATGGTGCCCCACAGATTCCGGTACCCCTTTCCTATGATGTTAAGCTAGGTTTACAAAATGACCTTAGATCCTAATTCCCACGATTAGGAAAAATTTACGGTTTATTTATTAAAGTATATGGAAATACATATTCCTTACAACTTGAGAGAAAAACTCAACATAACTTTATAATTTGTGCCTATGACTCTGTAAATTTGCGTTTATGAGTCAAGCTTGATTCTGAGCAGGTGGTGCAGAGCTAATCCGTGTGTTAACAGCAGTTTTATTACAGTTGACATTCAGCATCTAGGAATTGCAAGCACTATGAATCCGATGTAGAGCGACATCTCTAGGCTTTCTACTTAACGTTGCTATTTCTACAGGGCTACCCATTCTTGGAATGGTGTAGATTTTTTTAAGGATTGCTACGCGCCCTCACCAACTCCAGCATGGAACAACTTCTTTACATTGAAATTCCGCAGCCAGACATTGATGCAGTTAAAGTTTGGTTACATGAACACTACAGACCGATCGCGGGTCAGAAAATTATTACCCCAGATGGAATCCGATTGTTGTTTGCTGCCGCCGAGAATGTTATTGCTGCTGACAGATATCCAGAGCTATCTCTTTTCGTTTGGTCAGTGCAGCGAACAACCTATTTGAAGGTGTTTCGCTGGGCGCAGCAGCCAGTTCCTAGCGAACAGAAACTTCTGCGCCAATTCGTAAGGGATATCCGGCAGGCGTTTCCCTATCGCTACCCGACATTGCCTGCGATCGACCTCTCGCAGCAGTCTATCTTTGCTGCCCTTGCGCCGTATTATCCCCAGACGGTCAAGTTTTTTCAGCGCATCCCTAATGGAGACTATGATCTTACCCGTGTCTATTGGTGGGAGCAACGGTGGCGAGAAGGGGTGCAACGCCCCCGCCAGCCAAATCAAGTGGTGTTTAACACGCTCAATCCTCCGGATTCTGCTACGTCCGTTCAACCTATCTATGACCTGATCTATGTTGGTGGAGCTTTAGGCGTTATTCACGCGGCGATGATGGCACGACTGGGCTACCGGGTGCTGCTAATTGAACGATTGCCATTTGGGCGCATGAACCGTGAGTGGAATATTTCACGGGACGAGTTCCAGCAGTTGATCGACATAGGACTGTTTACTCCTCAAGAGTTTGAGACCCTGATTGCTCGGGAATATGTGGATGGATTCCACAAGTTTTTTGATGCCAATAACCCTCCTCAAGCAAAGGCAGCAGTGTTGCATACGCCCACTGTACTGAATGTCTCGCTGGATGCAGAAGCACTGTTGCGGTTGTGCGGTGAGAAGCTACAGGCCGCTGGTGGTGAAATCTGGGATGAGACTGAATTTACCCGAGTTGAGATTGCTCCTAGCCAAGTCACGGTCTATGCACGGCAATTACCCACTGGTCGCGATCGCCAAGCCGTTGGACGGTTAGTTGTGGACGCTATGGGAACTGCCTCACCAATCGCATGGCAACTTAACAATGGGCGGGCGTTTGACAGTGTTTGTCCAACCGTAGGTGCTGCTATTGCGTCTGGGTTTCCCCCTGGTGCTTGGGATCATCGCTATGGTGATGTACTGTTTAGTCATGGGGATAGCTCTCGCGGACGGCAACTGATATGGGAACTGTTTCCAGGCAAGGATGATGAAGTGACAATTTACCTGTTTCACTACCATCAAATCCACCCGGATAATCCTGGATCCCTGTTGGAGCTGTATGAGGACTTTTTTACTATCCTGCCAGAGTATCGTCGCTGTGACCTAGATCAGTTAGTCTGGCGTAAGGCCACATTTGGATATATTCCTGGCTATTTCAGCACGAGTAGCCGCGATCGCCGGGTTGCCTTTGACCGGCTGGTGGCGATCGGAGATGCAGCCTCGTTGCAATCTCCCCTGGTCTTCACAGGCTTTGGCTCATTGGTGCGCAACCTTCCCCGCCTTACAGACTTGCTAGATACTGCCCTTAGGCATGATTTGCTTACCAGTCAGTATCTTAATCAGATTCGCGCTCATCAAAGTAATGTGGCTGTTACCTGGCTATTTTCCAAAGGCATGATGGTGCCTACAGGTCAATATCTGCCCCCAGAGCGGATTAATGCCACACTTAATACCTTTTTTGGTATTTTGGCCAATGAACCTCCAGAGGTTGCAGACAAATTTATTAAGGATCGGATTGATTGGCTTACATTTAATCAACTGGCACTGAAGGCGGCTGTACGAAATCCAGCATTGTTGTGGTGGATTTGGCAGCTAGCTGGTTGGCGTGACTTGCTGCGCTGGCTCTTGAGCTATGTCGATTTCACTTGGGCATCTCTAAAGCGATACTTACTCAAACCTTGGATTACACCGTTCATGAATTGGATTCATGCTTGGCTGGAACCACGGTATCCAGCATTGTGGCTATGGTTGTTAGCACAACGTTATGAAGTACTTGGCAGTACGTCTGAGCGATTTAGAGCCATGGCACAATCATCGACGACTGCTTACACTGCGCCATCAACGGCGATCAGATCATCAACAGAGTAACAAAGACCTGGTAAGAACCGTCTGACGGCTCATTGTTTCGATCACGATTATTTCTTAATCACGATTAATGGATAGGCACCCAGTCTACCCATCAACCGAGGCAATTGCTCTTCCAACTGATACACCAGGCGCAACAGGGCACGACCCAGTCGCTCATGGGCATAGGCTTTGGTGAACAGTACACTAACACTGCGCCATGTGAAGATGTCGATCGTCAGTTGGGATGCTATAACCTGCTTAACCCAGCAGTAGGGTTGAGGATGAAAATAGAGCAGCGGTTCTTGAGTCGTGGATGGTTGAGGATGCAGACGCTGCTGAAGCCGTTTCCAAATATTGACCTGCCACAGCCGCTTGCAGGTATTTATGAGCTTTATAGGTAGTAATGTCGCCAGCATCAACCAGGAATATGGCCCCCAACTGTATACCACTACACCAGTGCGATTTGGCTTCAGGACGCGATGCAGTTCTGTAAAGGCTAATGCTTGCTCCTCAGCAGGCACGTGATAGATGGTATGTAATGAGACAAAACTATCAACAACATTGTCCTGTAAGG contains the following coding sequences:
- a CDS encoding AarF/ABC1/UbiB kinase family protein, translating into MQRYDAEKIAHYYRYRPWRVIWRAIVITWWVVGFLLTLAIENSYQQRDSSGTVSQEKLATRLRETLTHLGPTFIKVGQALSTRPDLIRKDYLEELVKLQDQLPPFPNEQAFAIIEQELDCSVDDAFSELSAEPVAAASLGQVYRGRLRTGEEVAVKVQRPNLLPTITLDLYLLRWVAGWIGPFLPLNLGHDLTLIVDEFGTKLFEEIDYVNEGRNAELFARNFQDNPYVKVPVIYWRYTSTHVLTLEWIHGFKLTDVDRIKAAGLNVDQLIQIGVISGLRQLLEFGFFHADPHPGNLFATPDGRMAYIDFGMMDQLDESTKETIVDAVVHLVNQDYPVLAKDFVQLGFLAPDTDIRPIVPALEAVLGNVMRGSVRDFNFKTITDQFSELMYDYPFRVPAKFALIIRSLVTQEGLAITLNPEFRIVDVSYPYVARRLLTGESPQLRRRLLEVLFRDGKFQWHRLENLIRIARTDDSFDILPTAQLGLRYLLSEEARQFRRQLLLALVEDDRLHTQEVQNLWNLVKDDIQPARLFNVALEALTGVR
- a CDS encoding flavin-dependent dehydrogenase codes for the protein MEQLLYIEIPQPDIDAVKVWLHEHYRPIAGQKIITPDGIRLLFAAAENVIAADRYPELSLFVWSVQRTTYLKVFRWAQQPVPSEQKLLRQFVRDIRQAFPYRYPTLPAIDLSQQSIFAALAPYYPQTVKFFQRIPNGDYDLTRVYWWEQRWREGVQRPRQPNQVVFNTLNPPDSATSVQPIYDLIYVGGALGVIHAAMMARLGYRVLLIERLPFGRMNREWNISRDEFQQLIDIGLFTPQEFETLIAREYVDGFHKFFDANNPPQAKAAVLHTPTVLNVSLDAEALLRLCGEKLQAAGGEIWDETEFTRVEIAPSQVTVYARQLPTGRDRQAVGRLVVDAMGTASPIAWQLNNGRAFDSVCPTVGAAIASGFPPGAWDHRYGDVLFSHGDSSRGRQLIWELFPGKDDEVTIYLFHYHQIHPDNPGSLLELYEDFFTILPEYRRCDLDQLVWRKATFGYIPGYFSTSSRDRRVAFDRLVAIGDAASLQSPLVFTGFGSLVRNLPRLTDLLDTALRHDLLTSQYLNQIRAHQSNVAVTWLFSKGMMVPTGQYLPPERINATLNTFFGILANEPPEVADKFIKDRIDWLTFNQLALKAAVRNPALLWWIWQLAGWRDLLRWLLSYVDFTWASLKRYLLKPWITPFMNWIHAWLEPRYPALWLWLLAQRYEVLGSTSERFRAMAQSSTTAYTAPSTAIRSSTE
- a CDS encoding peptidylprolyl isomerase, with amino-acid sequence MTTSSNPRVFFDITIGGKPAGRIVMELRADIVPKTAENFRALCTGEKGQGASGKPLHYKGSTFHRIIPDFMCQGGDFTRGNGTGGESIYGTRFADENFILKHTGPGLLSMANAGPGTNGSQFFITTTETPWLDGKHVVFGSVVEGLEVVQAMEAVGSDSGVTRQPVVIADCGQL
- a CDS encoding adenylate/guanylate cyclase domain-containing protein; translation: MQRPQNRRQSEPSDYVVSESSFRVKKWLNSSTIGYALIVYWGLLAAITTGQQFFYVQQWERQAQAWFTRQRGRVDPPPEIVILAIDEDSLNQGEIYAAHPEKYPHLAPLEKWPWRRSGYAVVIDRLMAAGARAIAFDVLFTTPSVYGEADDRAFRQALERHAGRVTLAVKYDLVSTAEFSARKLDSVTPRLVTQPQSVGFINVPLEADNLVHQRSTVYYDREIAGEDLPVVPSFQEATLTAAGIKYPPAQGEGIFFYGPPGTFTSIPFWHVLDPEPWKNLYQQGAFFKNKIVLIGPTALEFQDFQPTPFSARTSGVEIHANAIATLMEGRSLREAIPHPIGQGIVVALIVAGAAAILIVLPNRPLVPLLWGIGSSGIWTMISYASFAISNTILPTAIPVMALMLGSISLFIAKATGAYLEKNRLRQTLERYVSPAIAREILSQPDDYQAQLRGRKISAAVMFCDIRGFTTLSYELPPETLVAQLNMYLSAMVDVIIAERGTIDKYIGDAIMAEFGAPVSQGAVADIMCAIRAGLGMRRALAKLRDYWRETGQIPLYNGIGLNYGEVVSGNIGSIKRVEYTVIGDTVNTASRVEGLTKELGTDFLITDEVYDRVKDQIQVEYMGQQMIRGRGTVKLYSVIGLKGESTALYHQVRAELEQAKEDLKQRLARVTSQTPVSKSSPAT